One Clupea harengus chromosome 12, Ch_v2.0.2, whole genome shotgun sequence DNA segment encodes these proteins:
- the LOC116222857 gene encoding vimentin-like, producing the protein MRGSSHSQKSLSVINSSSVRVQSPSPSRCKGSSYSRGRNGYQGGVSAVEVGTEIHQQHANEKEEMHEVNVRFAGYIGKVQALELRNAQLQAELAALQGRFKGGPSGLGEEYEIKFKEVRDLIEALTAQKGAADIERGYIEEEIDVWRLKLEEEMALKEAAEMILQEFRQDVDNATLQKADLERQVEQLLAEIEFLKKLHDEEVADLMKQIEDSKVTVELDSDRPDLAAYLRNMRAEIESVAARNVQEAEKWYKGKFDTLKQTAGKTEEKMKTMKDEITTFHSQVTELQNQIDGVRARNSALEQQLEDMEANHQDKVAGLEDIIDQLENQLCETKMEMSKYMQDYQELLHIKLKLDAEIATYRKLLEGEEKRLGIATEGKSTHT; encoded by the exons ATGAGAGGCTCCTCACACTCCCAGAAGTCCCTGTCGGTGATCAACTCCAGCAGTGTGCGGGTCCAAAGTCCATCTCCTTCCCGCTGTAAGGGATCCTCCTACAGCCGCGGTCGTAATGGGTACCAGGGTGGTGTGTCTGCTGTTGAGGTTGGCACAGAGATCCACCAGCAGCATGCAAACGAGAAGGAGGAAATGCATGAGGTGAATGTTCGCTTTGCCGGTTACATTGGGAAGGTGCAGGCCCTGGAACTGAGGAATGCCCAGCTGCAGGCAGAGCTGGCCGCACTGCAGGGCCGCTTCAAGGGAGGCCCTAGTGGGCTCGGAGAAGAGTATGAGATCAAATTCAAGGAGGTGAGGGATCTGATTGAGGCCCTGACTGCACAAAAGGGCGCAGCTGACATTGAGAGGGGTTACATCGAGGAGGAGATAGACGTGTGGAGGCTCaaactggaggaggagatggcccTCAAAG AGGCTGCTGAGATGATCCTGCAAGAGTTCCGTCAGGATGTGGATAATGCCACGCTGCAGAAAGCCGACCTGGAGAGGCAAGTGGAACAGCTGCTGGCTGAAATTGAGTTTTTGAAGAAGCTGCATGATGAAGAGGTTGCTGACCTCATGAAGCAGATTGAGGATTCCAAGGTCACTGTGGAGCTGGACTCAGACCGGCCTGACCTGGCGGCCTACCTGCGCAACATGCGTGCTGAGATTGAGTCCGTGGCTGCTCGCAATGTCCAGGAGGCAGAGAAGTGGTACAAGGGCAAATTCgacacactgaaacaaacaGCTGGCAAAACTGAGGAAAAGATGAAGACCATGAAGGACGAGATCACCACCTTCCACAGTCAGGTGACTGAACTGCAGAATCAGATTGATGGCGTGAGAGCTCGCAATTCTGCTCTGGAACAGCAGCTGGAAGACATGGAGGCAAATCACCAAGACAAGGTGGCAGGGCTGGAGGACATCATTGATCAACTGGAGAACCAGCTCTGTGAGACCAAGATGGAGATGAGCAAATACATGCAGGACTATCAAGAGCTGCTGCACATCAAGCTGAAGCTCGATGCTGAGATCGCCACCTACAGGAAACTGCTGGAAGGCGAGGAGAAGAGACTGGGAATCGCTACAGAAGGTAAAAGCACCCATACTTAA